A stretch of Brassica napus cultivar Da-Ae chromosome C6, Da-Ae, whole genome shotgun sequence DNA encodes these proteins:
- the LOC125588340 gene encoding uncharacterized protein LOC125588340, which yields MSLKLMQRERVLARRKVDSRLEAYELDRNRPLMDQKTIDDRVNALLEKCLKDLGIGKIPENHDNPSPQLSDNSLFMASLVVRTHQKYVNSPALVAAAPGKEFGPKKNLAKELEKESEVKRTLDEEYGSVDKATDMRPLDFVVVSPVKATKDDNATKNDKDAKDPAYGCGCRRKRIVKGEEADVKEKAAQADAAFKRKEKAEKKQEAELKKQKQAGSKYKKVTPPRDGVTRCKVQPAVEDSSLADITDEVVAEQNEFAPESDVENSEVVRSAIIKDYREKNVRLTPKRLSMTAGSSSLVFPNVGHDGTMCMRKNVTPSSAIYDPLAPVDPALLEKLMQHIKAIPPKPPAAPGKKEVLTADHESDFYSILIHERPWPENEYGWVFDNHVVAYMNVFMKRSTREPTPFWSKRIAFVDVWWQKILIHDYTQFKMKPTMFMFKGNDYEDMIYGRIPDHCRTNLKWYEDVDHLYGCLQTGGNHWVVYHVDLKKEKIDCYDPIFGEVTLESEQRILNSFKPLTHMIPAMLSAHISANIRPISRKKFSFRRRSKRYTLQNTQVGDCEVYSLKFVECLAVGVTFDGINDQNIQGLRMKMAALKEEML from the exons ATGAGTCTGAAgctgatgcagcgggaaagggTTCTAGCGAGAAGGAAG GTTGACTCACGGTTGGAAGCTTACGAGTTAGACCGGAACAGACCATTGATGGACCAAAAGACCATTGATGACAGGGTGAATGCTTTACTGGAGAAGTGTTTGAAAGATCTGGGGATTGGGAAAATTCCCGAAAACCATGATAACCCCTCTCCACAATTATCAGATAACTCGTTATTTATGGCATCACTGGTGGTTCGAACGCATCAGAAGTATGTCAATAGTCCAGCGTTAGTAGCTGCGGCTCCTGGTAAGGAGTTTGGACCGAAAAAGAATTTGGCAAAGGAGCTTGAAAAGGAATCAGAGGTGAAAAGGACTTTGGATGAGGAGTATGGTAGTGTCGATAAAGCTACTGATATGCGGCCTCTTGATTTTGTAGTAGTTTCTCCTGTAAAGGCTACTAAGGATGATAACGCTACTAAGAATGATAAGGATGCTAAGGATCCAGCCTATGGATGCGGCTGCAGGCGCAAACGTATTGTTAAGGGTGAGGAAGCCGATGTGAAGGAAAAAGCAGCGCAGGCAGATGCTGCGTttaagaggaaggagaaggctGAG aagaaacaagaggctgagctaaagaagcaaaaacaggCTGGGTCAAAGTACAAAAAGGTGACTCCACCGCGTGACGGTGTAACAAGATGCAAGGTACAACCTGCTGTAGAGGACAGTTCATTGGCTGATATAACTGACGAAGTTGTTGCAGAACAGAACGAATTCGCGCCGGAGTCTGATGTCGAGAATTCTGAAGTGGTTAGATCTGCCATAATTAAGGACTACCGGGAGAAAAATGTTCGGTTAACTCCAAAAAGGTTGTCAATGACGGCAGGTTCTTCATCATTAGTTTTTCCGAACGTAGGACATGATGGAACGATGTGCATGAGGAAGAATGTTACTCCTTCATCAGCAATATATGACCCTCTAGCACCTGTTGATCCGGCGCTATTGGAGAAACTTATGCAACACATCAAGGCAATTCCACCCAAACCACCAGCAGCACCAGGTAAAAAAGAAGTACTAACAGCTGATCATGAGAGTGACTTCTACAGCATACTCATCCATGAGAGACCGTGGCCGGAGAATGAGTATGGATGGGTGTTTGACAAT CATGTCGTGGCGTATATGAACGTCTTCATGAAAAGGTCCACGCGAGAGCCCACTCCATTCTGGTCCAAGCGGATTGCCTTCGTTGACGTTTGGTGGCAAAAAATTTTGATTCACGATTACACTCAGTTCAAGATGAAACCCACAATGTTCATGTTCAAAGGCAATGATTATGAAGATATGATATATGGTAGGATTCCCGATCATTGTCGAACAAACTTGAAGTGGTATGAAGATGTGGATCACTTGTACGGATGTCTTCAAACCGGCGGAAATCACTGGGTTGTGTATCACGTGGATctaaagaaggagaagattgaTTGCTACGATCCAATCTTTGGAGAGGTAACACTCGAAAGTGAGCAGAGAATTCTGAATTCATTTAAACCGCTGACGCACATGATTCCCGCTATGTTGAGTGCACATATTTCTGCCAATATCCGACCCATTAGCAGGAAGAAGTTCTCATTCAGAAGGAGGAGCAAAAGATACACTCTACAAAACACCCAGGTTGGCGATTGTGAGGTGTATTCGTTGAAGTTTGTGGAGTGTCTAGCTGTTGGTGTAACGTTTGATGGGATAAACGATCAAAATATTCAAGGTTTACGGATGAAGATGGCAGCACTGAAGGAGGAAATGTTGTGA
- the LOC111212866 gene encoding uncharacterized protein At4g04775-like, with translation MSSSSCVSGNSHRRRLKAERGTPKQCWCGEPYYISTSGTATNPGRLYYCCGKGYNKRHLFKWADECLVEEVEDINSLISGMNKDISEFRLSVARLEKEIEVMKTASEGKG, from the exons ATGTCTTCTTCATCCTGCGTTTCAGGAAATTCTCACAGACGCCGTTTGAAAGCGGAAAGAGGAACGCCGAAACAGTGTTGGTGTGGTGAACCCTATTACATTTCTACATCTGGAACCGCTACAAATCCAGGAAGATTGTACTATTGCTGCGGAAAAGGATATAATAAG AGACATTTATTCAAATGGGCGGATGAGTGTTTGGTTGAAGAGGTTGAGGATATTAATTCACTGATAAGTGGCATGAACAAAGACATCTCGGAATTCAGACTTAGCGTTGCTCGGTtggagaaagagattgaagtaatgaAGACGGCATCTGAGGGAAAAGGATAA
- the LOC111212867 gene encoding uncharacterized protein LOC111212867: MDYWKSHRSMKFAREIDEGTPECGFESLPSYLYMIRRVNPSTVTRLQIDELGRFMYVFLAFGASVNGFPFMRKVVVVDGTFLNGKYKATLLTALAQDGNFQIFPIAFAVVDTENDDSWHWFFTQLKLLIPDDKGLAIISDRHNSIGKAIRNVYPLAARGICTYHLYKNILGRYKGKEAFRLVKKATRCFRMSDFTAIFEEIEAIHPALHGYLQRADVRLWTRVHFPGERYNFMTTNIAESMNRALSHARGLNIDARSQPTTLMRGVEKLLHGHVTAARELTVQRIDDPHTEVKYGSSSESLNVINLVERKCTCRRFEREKLPCVHAIAAAEYNNICRISLCSPYYNSEYLVSAYAESIMPADSAQPVP, translated from the exons ATGGATTATTGGAAATCACACCGGTCGATGAAATTTGCAAGGGAAATCGATGAGGGAACACCTGAGTGTGGGTTTGAAAGCTTGCCTTCTTACTTATACATGATAAGAAGAGTAAATCCGAGTACAGTTACGCGTCTTCAAATCGATGAGCTTGGAAGATTCATGTATGTGTTTCTTGCCTTTGGTGCGAGCGTTAATGGGTTTCCTTTCATGCGCAAAGTTGTTGTAGTCGACGGTACGTTTCTCAATGGTAAATACAAAGCGACGCTACTCACAGCACTAGCTCAGGACGGTAACTTCCAGATTTTTCCAATAGCCTTCGCAGTGGTTGACACAGAAAATGATGATTCGTGGCATTGGTTTTTTACGCAACTAAAACTTCTGATTCCTGACGACAAGGGTCTTGCGATAATCTCGGACAGGCATAACTCGATAGGGAAAGCAATTAGAAATGTGTATCCATTGGCTGCTCGGGGAATATGCACCTACCATTTATATAAGAACATATTGGGACGGTACAAAGGAAAAGAAGCATTccgtctggtgaagaaagcgACGAGATGTTTTAGGATGTCTGACTTTACTGCGATTTTCGAGGAGATTGAAGCGATTCATCCTGCACTCCACGGCTACCTCCAAAGAGCTGATGTCCGCCTGTGGACACGTGTTCATTTCCCGGGCGAGAGGTACAATTTCATGACTACAAACATAGCGGAATCAATGAACAGAGCATTGTCGCATGCTAGAGGTCTAAACATT GATGCCAGATCGCAGCCAACGACGCTTATGCGTGGTGTCGAGAAACTACTACAT gGTCATGTAACTGCCGCCAGAGAATTGACGGTCCAAAGGATTGATGATCCTCACACTGAAGTTAAATATGGATCTTCTAGCGAGTCTTTGAATGTTATTAATTTGGTAGAGCGAAAGTGCACATGTCGGCGTTTCGAACGTGAGAAATTACCATGTGTACACGCAATCGCAGCTGCGGAATACAACAATATTTGTCGTATATCCCTGTGCAGTCCTTACTATAACAGTGAATATTTGGTGAGCGCATACGCTGAATCTATCATGCCGGCTGACTCAGCGCAACCTGTTCCATAA
- the LOC111212868 gene encoding uncharacterized protein LOC111212868 gives MSGNDYSRYLSTGGKKTSGSKKTSGSTKSSSRHTNPGSSSSSQMAESLAVPNSQTQASPPAPAPAPAAPAPDPAADLASINMILASPGHDRLPHLHPDHPPNTLWFDDDVSVAASVRQIFERDFKEPHANWKQTPGDVVRRWFESFAQMYHWDSGITSLVRNSFEAKLKLQLTRQVSRWKSNWRKKGDAAMPLWFDPNVWAGLVAYWLDPESEVRSCNSRAARYSDPDGHGPSKHRSGQTSFRARARVIAEQTGCSIPDLLGVLEITKRNPDDSFVDGKSEQLYNNVTSKFQELSQAASDDPESTGSSGLSPMEKNKIYCEFAPRKKGRLYGVGSLNTSLRSVPASFPSSSTRDQSLEKIIYDQAQKIESQENEISKLYKIVRHLASKDSTVADILLSEDVSSASGDDDESDAI, from the exons ATGTCAGGAAATGATTATAGCCGCTATCTATCTACTGGTGGTAAGAAGACTTCTGGTAGTAAGAAGACTTCTGGTAGTACGAAGAGTTCATCCCGTCATACCAATCCGGGTAGTTCTTCTAGTTCCCAGATGGCCGAGAGTTTGGCTGTTCCTAATAGCCAGACGCAAGCTTCCCCTCCAGCTCCCGCCCCAGCTCCTGCAGCTCCCGCCCCAGACCCGGCGGCAGATTTAGCGTCAATCAATATGATTTTGGCTAGTCCTGGACATGATCGTCTTCCTCACCTCCATCCAGATCACCCTCCAAATACGCTTTG GTTTGATGACGATGTAAGCGTTGCTGCCTCGGTCCGTCAAATCTTTGAAAGAGATTTCAAAGAACCGCATGCTAATTGGAAGCAAACCCCCGGGGATGTTGTGAGACGTTGGTTTGAATCCTTTGCG CAAATGTATCATTGGGATTCCGGTATAACATCCCTCGTTCGCAACTCTTTCGAGGCTAAATTGAAACTCCAGTTGACTCGCCAAGTTAGTCGGTGGAAGAGTAACTGGCGGAAAAAAGGCGATGCAGCTATGCCTTTGTGGTTTGACCCAAATGTTTGGGCCGGTCTTGTTGCTTATTGGTTAGATCCAGAATCTGAAGTCCGGAGTTGTAACAGTCGGGCAGCTCGTTACTCTGACCCTGATGGACATGGACCGTCTAAGCATCGTTCAGGTCAGACTTCCTTCAGGGCCCGTGCACGAGTGATT GCTGAGCAAACTGGATGTTCTATTCCAGACTTGCTTGGGGTTCTCGAGATCACTAAACGAAACCCGGATGATTCTTTTGTTGATGGCAAATCTGAGCAGCTCTACAACAATGTGACATCTAAATTTCAGGAATTATCTCAGGCTGCTAGTGATGATCCCGAGAGCACTGGTTCTAGTGGCCTCTCTCCAATGGAAAAGAACAAGATCTATTGTGAG TTCGCTCCCCGCAAAAAGGGACGACTGTATGGAGTGGGTTCTCTAAATACATCTTTACGATCTGTTCCTGCTTCGTTTCCTTCTAGCAGTACTAGAGACCAATCTTTGGAGAAGATCATCTATGACCAAGCTCAAAAGATTGAGAGCCAGGAAAATGAAATTTCGAAGCTGTACAAGATCGTTCGTCATCTCGCTAGCAAAGACTCTACCGTGGCCGACATTCTCCTGTCTGAAGACGTGTCTTCTGcttctggtgatgatgatgaatctgatgctatTTAG
- the LOC111212865 gene encoding uncharacterized protein LOC111212865: MGPKLDELKAALAFCPLWSFEKRKWLGLLLLQAMGVYCLHHNSRIPFQSAIRVFDDEAMRSYPWGRTAYEVLIDSIKTLAPDGGSYTISGMKDALLIWAYESVTCFSESFGRVVNNEDVPLLRWGGKRTRASFDKLLSAKIEKHGEVRVRRMVLKDSIEEMFPIWPGEDEDPQLVRLITDIHSGRFVKGLWEVQGNAKGKGNEKKRMKGGVSSEAEPPTKK, encoded by the exons ATGGGACCAAAGTTAGATGAACTGAAGGCAGCATTAGCGTTCTGTCCGCTTTGGAGTTTTGAAAAGCGCAAGTGGTTGGGGCTGCTACTTCTTCAAGCCATGGGAGTCTATTGTTTGCATCACAATTCAAGGATACCCTTTCAAAGTGCAATAAGGGTATTCGACGATGAAGCCATGAGGTCGTATCCATGGGGTCGGACTGCATACGAAGTTCTAATTGACTCTATTAAAACGTTGGCTCCAGATGGAGGTTCATACACAATAAGCGGCATGAAGGACGCGTTATTGATTTGGGCTTATGAATCCGTCACATGCTTCAGTGAGAGTTTTGGGAGAGTGGTCAATAACGAAGACGTTCCGCTTTTGCGATGGGGTGGAAAGCGTACACGTGCAAGCTTTGATAAATTGTTGTCTGCCAAAATCGAAAAGCATGGCGAG GTGCGTGTGAGGAGAATGGTTTTGAAGGACTCAATTGAAGAGATGTTTCCTATTTGGCCGGGTGAAGATGAAGACCCACAACTCGTTAGGTTGATAACAGACATACATTCAGGTAGATTTGTGAAAGGTTTGTGGGAAGTGCAGGGGAATGCAAAGGGGAAGGGgaatgagaagaagagaatgaagGGTGGAGTTTCGTCAGAAGCTGAGCCACCCACTAAGAAGTAG